The window GAGAGAAATTAAAAAAGGTGCGTACGAATGTGTTACTACCTGGGAAGTTGATAACAATTCCTGCTTCAACAAAACTGTAATAATTGACATATCTAACGAAATGCTTTATATTACTGAGACTGTCGATGGTGCAGACAGTCAGACAGCAAAAGCAAACTTGGTTTCAGACTTTGATGCGTTGAAGGAATACTCAGAAATTATAGATTTAATGAAGAGTAAGCAATTAAACAGCATCGAAAAGGAATTACTTACAAAAGTCGTTGCAGCATTTTTTAAATAATACTTAAAAATATAAAGGAGCTATTGCAATATTGTTTTGCAATAGCTCCTTTATATTCTTGCCTCCTGAATTATGTATTGTTCTATTATACATAAATATACAACTAAATCAAAGCTTTACAAGTTAAGGTATAACTGGCTTATTTATATACTGTGCAAAAAAGTGTTTTTCGTACTCCGATATGTTAAAATAGGTTCTGATGAGGTGATAAAATGATTTCTGCCATACAGCATCTGGATACATTTATCCTGAACTTTATTCAAAATAATATGCACTCAACTTTTATGGATAAATTTATGCAGGTAATTACTTTTCTCGGCAACAACGCTTTGTTTTGGATTGTAATTACTGTTTTACTTTTAATTTCAAAAAAATACAGAACAACGGGCCTTATGCTTATAGGTGCATTGGCAATATGCCTGATTATAGGTAACCTTACCTTGAAACCTGTTATTGCTAGAGCAAGACCCTGTTGGGTTAATACAGACATACATTTGCTGGTGTCTTCCCCAAAGGATTATTCTTTTCCTTCGGGGCACACAATGTCCTCTTTTGCAGCCTCTGTTGTGCTTTTTTTGAGAAATAAAAAGGTGGGGATATTGGCCTTACTTTTAGCAGCTACGATAGCTTTTTCAAGGCTTTATCTCTATGTTCATTACCCTTCCGATGTAGCTGTAGGCTTGGTTCTGGGAATAGCCGCTGCTTATTTATCCGTTAAGGGGTTGCCCATAATGGAGAAAATCTTCAATAAAATAGTCAGAACCCGGCCCTAAGGCCGGGTTTTTGGTTTATTTCGGGTTACCTTCCTTTTCTATTTCATTTTCTACCCTAACGGAAACCTGACTTTTACTGCTTTCTGCCTTCGCCAGATTTGCTGTGGGAATAATCGCAGTTATTGGTAAAACAGGTATAAAGACAGGAGTATTCCCACTTCCATCAGACAGTACTACTATTCCATATTGATTTTTATATATTGTCCCTGTGGCATGTACATTCGACCCTGTATATATTCCAACGTCAGTTTTACTGCTTAAATAGTCATAATATGCCAATATAAGATTTGTATCATAGCCCGGGGTGAAAGTAGGTACCGGCAGATACGTAAACGCCGGATTGTATACCGTACCATCCCCCGTGTATATTGCTGTAATAGAGTTAAGGGGAATAGTTTGCTCTTGCCCGTTATCCATAACTATAAACAGTGCTCCGTTATTTGCACCGGGGGAAGCATATAACTGATAAGGCGTACCGGATATAGATGAAGCAGTTAATCCTTTTGTATAAACAACTACCGTGTTGGTAGGATAAAACATTATAATCTGCTGTATTATGTGTGCTAACTGTGAATAACAGAAGTTTGTTGCTGAATTTTCTGACGGGGTTCCTGTATATGTAAGGATTAGTTTTGGAAAGTATGGCTCCCATGAGATATTATCTGTTCCAAACTGAACAATAGTGGTCCCGTCAGAATTAGTTAAGGCCAAGCCATTATTGGCAACAGTTCCACTGAGCCAGCTGTTTACCAAAGTTGTTATGTCTATCTCAACTGTTTTATAAAGGTCGTTTGTGGTAACATTAACCTGTGATTGCGTAGGTGTATAGGCCGGCCGTGTATTATAGGACACTGTAGTTTTATTAAAAGGTTCCATTACTGTATTTACCACAACGGGACTTGGATTGGCACCACTTTTTGCAATAACCGCCAGTTGAAGCACAGCACTGTCCACAAAATTAACGGGCAATGACGGTAATGTAGTTTGCATCAAACTTATACAGTTCTGATACTGTACGTCCGTACCTGAATAAATGGTAGGATATACCGAGAAGTTAATAGCCGGCTGTGCAGAAGACACAAATGTCGTGCTTGGAATATCCAC of the Ruminiclostridium papyrosolvens DSM 2782 genome contains:
- a CDS encoding phosphatase PAP2 family protein, which gives rise to MISAIQHLDTFILNFIQNNMHSTFMDKFMQVITFLGNNALFWIVITVLLLISKKYRTTGLMLIGALAICLIIGNLTLKPVIARARPCWVNTDIHLLVSSPKDYSFPSGHTMSSFAASVVLFLRNKKVGILALLLAATIAFSRLYLYVHYPSDVAVGLVLGIAAAYLSVKGLPIMEKIFNKIVRTRP
- a CDS encoding DNRLRE domain-containing protein; translated protein: MSTVIVDIPSTTFVSSAQPAINFSVYPTIYSGTDVQYQNCISLMQTTLPSLPVNFVDSAVLQLAVIAKSGANPSPVVVNTVMEPFNKTTVSYNTRPAYTPTQSQVNVTTNDLYKTVEIDITTLVNSWLSGTVANNGLALTNSDGTTIVQFGTDNISWEPYFPKLILTYTGTPSENSATNFCYSQLAHIIQQIIMFYPTNTVVVYTKGLTASSISGTPYQLYASPGANNGALFIVMDNGQEQTIPLNSITAIYTGDGTVYNPAFTYLPVPTFTPGYDTNLILAYYDYLSSKTDVGIYTGSNVHATGTIYKNQYGIVVLSDGSGNTPVFIPVLPITAIIPTANLAKAESSKSQVSVRVENEIEKEGNPK